From the genome of Pelobates fuscus isolate aPelFus1 chromosome 6, aPelFus1.pri, whole genome shotgun sequence, one region includes:
- the STAC2 gene encoding SH3 and cysteine-rich domain-containing protein 2 isoform X1, producing the protein MTEITEIDPQNSEHRLPGTSNTGVCRLPESKLQRFRRSISLKTILRSKSVENFFQRPNSEPKVNAGVLLSPPVPAPPPSPPPLPTEEFPPTDQSPHHCHKPLSLLQPVRTHSFHDHVFKKQCPCHLCHQIIVGNSKQGLRCKMCKIGVHLWCSEEVSHQQCLGKMSTSFRRNFSSPLLINEVQTSPKETPVIPVAGPKGKVDPVYETLRYGTSLAHLNRSSCSSVSESPTRSLSEREERTDDPEGSIQSSEESPSHPVFLAENEIAICEDARSVTSLASVSRIRKDISPMYSYVALYKFLPQEINDLPLQPGDRVMVMDDSNEDWWKGKCGDRTGFFPANFVQRVRLGESVWRSTKTFQGVKEQGQLCLKEGQICVGVGKSESDGYIRVASGKKKGLVPQDYLTEI; encoded by the exons CTCCAGCGTTTTCGACGTTCTATTTCACTGAAGACCATCCTTCGGAGTAAGAGTGTAGAGAACTTCTTTCAACGTCCAAACAGTGAACCAAAGGTCAATGCTGGTGTCCTTCTCAGTCCTCCAGTGCCAGCACCTCCACCATCACCTCCACCTCTACCCACTGAGGAATTTCCACCAACTGATCAGTCCCCGCACCACTGTCATAAGCCCTTGTCTCTCTTGCAACCTGTTCGTACTCACAGCTTCCATGACCATGTATTCAAGAAACAGTGTCCCTGCCATCTATGTCACCAGATCATTGTTG GAAACTCCAAGCAAGGTCTGCGTTGCAAGATGTGCAAGATTGGAGTCCATCTGTGGTGCTCAGAAGAGGTATCCCACCAGCAGTGTCTGGGGAAGATG TCCACGTCTTTTCGGCGTAATTTCAGCTCTCCTCTCTTGATTAATGAAGTTCAAACTAGCCCAAAGGAGACCCCTGTGATACCTG TAGCAGGTCCTAAAGGTAAGGTAGACCCCGTATATGAGACTCTACGCTATGGAACATCACTAGCCCACTTGAACCGATCCAGTTGTAGCAGTGTGTCAGAGTCTCCCACCCGCAGTTTG AgtgagagggaggagaggactgACGATCCTGAGGGCAGCATTCAAAGCAGTGAGGAGAGTCCAAGCCACCCAG TGTTCTTAGCTGAAAATGAGATTGCGATATGTGAAGATGCTCGCAGTGTGACG AGCTTAGCATCTGTCAGCAGGATCCGGAAGGACATTTCACCCATGTACAGCTATGTGGCTCTCTATAAGTTTCTTCCCCAAGAGATCAACGACCTTCCACTTCA GCCTGGTGACAGAGTTATGGTGATGGATGATTCTAATGAGGATTGGTGGAAG GGAAAATGTGGAGATCGAACTGGGTTCTTTCCTGCGAACTTTGTGCAAAGAGTGCGATTAGGAGAAAGTGTGTGGAGGAGCACAAAGACCTTTCAAGGAGTCAAGGAGCAGGGTCAGCTATGTCTCAAAGAGGGGCAG ATCTGCGTGGGTGTTGGAAAGTCAGAGTCTGACGGCTATATTAGAGTGGCCAGTGGAAAGAAGAAAGGCTTGGTACCCCAAGACTACTTGACAGAGATCTGA
- the STAC2 gene encoding SH3 and cysteine-rich domain-containing protein 2 isoform X2 has protein sequence MTEITEIDPQNSEHRLPGTSNTGVCRLPESKLQRFRRSISLKTILRSKSVENFFQRPNSEPKVNAGVLLSPPVPAPPPSPPPLPTEEFPPTDQSPHHCHKPLSLLQPVRTHSFHDHVFKKQCPCHLCHQIIVGNSKQGLRCKMCKIGVHLWCSEEVSHQQCLGKMSTSFRRNFSSPLLINEVQTSPKETPVIPAGPKGKVDPVYETLRYGTSLAHLNRSSCSSVSESPTRSLSEREERTDDPEGSIQSSEESPSHPVFLAENEIAICEDARSVTSLASVSRIRKDISPMYSYVALYKFLPQEINDLPLQPGDRVMVMDDSNEDWWKGKCGDRTGFFPANFVQRVRLGESVWRSTKTFQGVKEQGQLCLKEGQICVGVGKSESDGYIRVASGKKKGLVPQDYLTEI, from the exons CTCCAGCGTTTTCGACGTTCTATTTCACTGAAGACCATCCTTCGGAGTAAGAGTGTAGAGAACTTCTTTCAACGTCCAAACAGTGAACCAAAGGTCAATGCTGGTGTCCTTCTCAGTCCTCCAGTGCCAGCACCTCCACCATCACCTCCACCTCTACCCACTGAGGAATTTCCACCAACTGATCAGTCCCCGCACCACTGTCATAAGCCCTTGTCTCTCTTGCAACCTGTTCGTACTCACAGCTTCCATGACCATGTATTCAAGAAACAGTGTCCCTGCCATCTATGTCACCAGATCATTGTTG GAAACTCCAAGCAAGGTCTGCGTTGCAAGATGTGCAAGATTGGAGTCCATCTGTGGTGCTCAGAAGAGGTATCCCACCAGCAGTGTCTGGGGAAGATG TCCACGTCTTTTCGGCGTAATTTCAGCTCTCCTCTCTTGATTAATGAAGTTCAAACTAGCCCAAAGGAGACCCCTGTGATACCTG CAGGTCCTAAAGGTAAGGTAGACCCCGTATATGAGACTCTACGCTATGGAACATCACTAGCCCACTTGAACCGATCCAGTTGTAGCAGTGTGTCAGAGTCTCCCACCCGCAGTTTG AgtgagagggaggagaggactgACGATCCTGAGGGCAGCATTCAAAGCAGTGAGGAGAGTCCAAGCCACCCAG TGTTCTTAGCTGAAAATGAGATTGCGATATGTGAAGATGCTCGCAGTGTGACG AGCTTAGCATCTGTCAGCAGGATCCGGAAGGACATTTCACCCATGTACAGCTATGTGGCTCTCTATAAGTTTCTTCCCCAAGAGATCAACGACCTTCCACTTCA GCCTGGTGACAGAGTTATGGTGATGGATGATTCTAATGAGGATTGGTGGAAG GGAAAATGTGGAGATCGAACTGGGTTCTTTCCTGCGAACTTTGTGCAAAGAGTGCGATTAGGAGAAAGTGTGTGGAGGAGCACAAAGACCTTTCAAGGAGTCAAGGAGCAGGGTCAGCTATGTCTCAAAGAGGGGCAG ATCTGCGTGGGTGTTGGAAAGTCAGAGTCTGACGGCTATATTAGAGTGGCCAGTGGAAAGAAGAAAGGCTTGGTACCCCAAGACTACTTGACAGAGATCTGA